The Primulina tabacum isolate GXHZ01 chromosome 7, ASM2559414v2, whole genome shotgun sequence genome includes a window with the following:
- the LOC142550598 gene encoding uncharacterized protein LOC142550598: MNKLEATLEELINMLTTYEATIKKEKPVLLVGSSSGTKKGAPNKGKKRSAPLKKNKPNKKPYKKPTPGPSKPDKSEHVCFHCNKPGHWWRNCTLYLAQKRSGHGDGKKQKA; this comes from the exons atgaacaagcttgagGCCACCCTTGAAGAGTTGATCAATATGCTCACTACTTATGAGGCCACAATCAAAAAGGAGAAGCCTGTTCTTCTTGTGGGTTCTTCGTCTGGTACGAAAAAGGGAGCCCCAAATAAAGGCAAGAAGCGTTCTGCCCCTCTAAAGAAGAACAAGCCCAACAAAAAGCcatacaagaaacctactccGGGGCCCTCAAAGCCCGACAAGTCAGAGCATGTCTGTTTCCACTGTaacaagcctggacattggtggCGTAATTGCACGCtgtatcttgcccagaagcgttctggccatg gtgatgggaagaagcaaAAGGCTTAG